In the Vibrio gigantis genome, one interval contains:
- a CDS encoding flagellin: protein MAINVSTNVSAMTAQRYLNKASNDLATSMERLSSGHKINSAKDDAAGLQISNRLTAQSRGLDVAMRNANDGISIAQTAEGAMNESTNVLQRMRDLAIQSSNGTNSPAERTALNEESMALQDELNRIAETTSFGGRRLLNGTFGEASFQIGASSGEAMIMGLTSIRADDFRMGGTTFDSENAKDKSWEVPAQARDLKFEFKTKAGEDIILDINTKAGDDIEELATYINGQSDLVNASVTDEGRLQLFVAEPDLEGSMSISGGLASELGIKSEGRTTSVQDISLTSVAGSQNAISVIDSAMKYVDSQRADLGAKQNRLSHSINNLANVQENVDASNSRIKDTDFAKETTQMTKSQILQQAGTSILAQAKQLPNSAMTLLQ, encoded by the coding sequence ATGGCTATCAATGTAAGCACTAACGTATCTGCTATGACAGCACAACGTTATCTGAATAAAGCGTCTAATGACCTAGCGACTTCTATGGAGCGTTTGTCATCTGGTCACAAAATCAACAGCGCGAAAGACGATGCAGCAGGTCTGCAAATCTCGAACCGCTTAACAGCGCAATCTCGTGGTCTTGATGTGGCAATGCGCAATGCTAACGACGGTATTTCAATTGCCCAAACCGCTGAAGGCGCGATGAACGAATCGACTAACGTGCTACAACGTATGCGTGATCTAGCGATTCAATCATCAAATGGCACCAACTCTCCGGCAGAGCGTACAGCACTGAACGAAGAGTCTATGGCACTTCAAGATGAGCTTAACCGTATCGCAGAGACAACGTCTTTTGGTGGTCGTCGTCTATTGAACGGCACATTTGGTGAAGCGTCGTTCCAGATCGGTGCTAGTTCAGGTGAAGCGATGATTATGGGGCTTACTAGCATACGTGCAGATGATTTCCGCATGGGTGGTACTACGTTTGATTCAGAAAATGCAAAGGATAAGAGCTGGGAAGTTCCCGCACAAGCTCGTGATCTAAAGTTCGAATTCAAGACTAAAGCGGGCGAAGACATCATCCTAGATATCAACACCAAAGCGGGTGACGATATTGAAGAACTGGCGACTTACATTAATGGTCAATCTGATCTAGTGAATGCATCGGTTACTGATGAAGGCCGTTTACAGCTGTTTGTTGCTGAACCTGATCTTGAGGGTTCAATGTCTATCTCTGGTGGACTAGCATCTGAGCTAGGTATTAAGAGTGAAGGCCGCACAACATCTGTTCAAGACATCAGTCTAACAAGTGTTGCTGGCTCACAGAACGCTATCAGTGTGATTGATTCTGCAATGAAGTACGTAGATTCACAGCGTGCTGATTTGGGTGCGAAACAGAACCGTCTAAGCCACAGTATTAATAACTTGGCAAACGTACAAGAGAACGTCGACGCTTCAAACAGCCGAATCAAAGATACGGACTTTGCGAAAGAGACGACGCAAATGACCAAGTCACAAATTCTGCAACAAGCAGGTACTTCGATACTTGCTCAAGCAAAACAGTTGCCTAACTCTGCAATGACACTATTGCAATAG